Proteins encoded together in one Chiloscyllium plagiosum isolate BGI_BamShark_2017 unplaced genomic scaffold, ASM401019v2 scaf_13140, whole genome shotgun sequence window:
- the LOC122547967 gene encoding dynein axonemal heavy chain 2-like, translated as INQRAVPCSPDFAFANFLSNPTTVRDWNIQGLPTDAFSTENGVIVTRGNRWPLMVDPQGQALKWIKNMESSQTFLSSSRK; from the exons ATCAACCAACGGGCTGTTCCCTGTTCACCTGACTTTGCATTTGCAAACTTCCTCTCGAATCCCACCACAGTGCGAGACTGGAATATCCAGGGCCTGCCAACAGATGCCTTCTCCACTGAGAATGGAGTCATTGTAACCAGAGGCAACAG GTGGCCTCTGATGGTGGACCCCCAAGGTCAGGCTCTGAAGTGGATCAAGAACATGGAGTCTTCTCAG ACCTTCTTAAGTTcaagcagaaaataa